The following proteins are encoded in a genomic region of Spirosoma sp. SC4-14:
- a CDS encoding DUF2911 domain-containing protein has product MKRNQLLLSSVAILLTVCSITTATAQLKIPAASPFQSTKQSFGLGDITIDYSRPAAKGRVIFGDLVPFGKVWRTGANATTKITFSDDVNVAGKEVKAGTYGLFTIPGKTSWQVMLSKELNLGANVADYKLENEVARVEVKPTTLPYKVETFTINIADILPGSATLEIMWDKTRIAVPLTVNIDPIISQNIKASMASDKPAYFEAASYYYDTNRDLPQALSWASKAVEQNPNAFWIMLLKARIELKLKDKQSAIASAQKTVELATTAKNADYVKMANDLIASAKK; this is encoded by the coding sequence ATGAAGAGGAATCAACTTTTACTTAGTTCTGTAGCCATCCTATTGACCGTCTGCTCCATCACAACCGCTACCGCACAGTTAAAAATACCAGCCGCTAGTCCCTTTCAAAGCACCAAACAAAGTTTTGGGTTAGGCGATATAACGATCGACTATTCAAGACCAGCCGCGAAAGGACGAGTGATCTTTGGCGATCTGGTTCCGTTTGGCAAAGTGTGGCGCACGGGCGCTAATGCAACAACTAAAATTACGTTTTCCGACGATGTAAACGTGGCCGGAAAGGAAGTAAAGGCCGGAACCTACGGCTTATTTACGATTCCGGGTAAAACAAGCTGGCAGGTGATGCTGTCTAAAGAGTTGAATTTGGGAGCCAATGTTGCCGATTATAAACTAGAAAATGAAGTAGCGCGGGTTGAGGTAAAACCAACGACCCTGCCCTATAAAGTAGAAACATTTACAATCAACATTGCTGATATTCTGCCTGGTTCGGCAACATTGGAAATCATGTGGGATAAAACCCGCATCGCTGTGCCCTTAACGGTTAATATCGATCCAATTATTTCCCAGAACATTAAGGCATCAATGGCGTCCGATAAACCAGCCTATTTTGAAGCCGCCAGTTATTATTACGATACAAACCGGGATTTGCCACAGGCGCTGAGCTGGGCTAGCAAAGCGGTTGAACAAAATCCGAATGCTTTTTGGATTATGTTATTGAAAGCCAGAATAGAGCTGAAACTTAAAGATAAGCAAAGTGCCATTGCCAGTGCCCAGAAAACAGTAGAACTGGCTACTACTGCCAAAAATGCAGACTACGTGAAAATGGCCAATGATTTGATCGCCAGTGCAAAAAAATAA
- a CDS encoding DUF1772 domain-containing protein, which yields MNVFALVVLSLFILNLGIALGAGLYEAKMIMPLWFHKSAKVGYVVNSRAMDEVNAGRKFWAYVTTGPLTLLTMANLALAWQLKLPGYEWWLVAASITLIERIGTFSFFIPTAIKLQMSDQLASERVNRLVALWIGLNYVRNICTLLSFAAALVAFTFIA from the coding sequence ATGAATGTGTTTGCTCTGGTTGTTCTATCGTTATTTATTCTAAACTTAGGCATCGCATTAGGTGCAGGGTTGTATGAGGCAAAAATGATTATGCCTCTATGGTTTCATAAATCAGCTAAAGTTGGGTATGTGGTCAATTCTCGGGCCATGGATGAAGTGAACGCTGGGCGAAAATTTTGGGCATATGTCACCACGGGCCCTTTAACGCTCCTTACGATGGCCAACCTGGCGCTGGCCTGGCAGTTGAAGCTACCAGGTTATGAGTGGTGGCTTGTTGCCGCATCGATAACCCTGATCGAGCGGATTGGTACGTTTTCATTCTTTATTCCCACCGCAATCAAATTGCAGATGTCCGATCAGCTAGCTTCCGAGCGGGTAAACCGTTTAGTGGCTCTTTGGATTGGGCTTAATTATGTCCGAAATATATGCACCTTACTATCTTTTGCGGCCGCTTTGGTGGCATTCACTTTTATAGCATAG
- a CDS encoding DUF3127 domain-containing protein: protein MALELIGKLIKVMPEVTGQGRNGAWNKQEFVIETLDSQYPKKVCMTVWGDKAADLKQFAEGDTLKATFSVESREYNERWYTELRAFRLELADGADSGYAAPARPAPAQQPRPAAQSQPVATPFNTSFDEESNDLPF from the coding sequence ATGGCGCTGGAATTAATAGGAAAGCTTATAAAAGTAATGCCCGAAGTAACCGGTCAGGGGCGCAATGGGGCATGGAATAAACAGGAATTTGTCATTGAAACACTAGATAGTCAGTATCCTAAAAAGGTATGCATGACTGTCTGGGGTGACAAAGCCGCTGATTTAAAACAGTTTGCTGAAGGGGATACCCTGAAGGCTACCTTTAGTGTCGAGTCGCGGGAATATAACGAGCGTTGGTATACTGAACTTAGAGCATTTCGGCTCGAACTGGCCGATGGGGCTGATAGCGGCTATGCTGCACCTGCACGCCCCGCTCCAGCCCAGCAACCACGCCCTGCTGCGCAAAGCCAACCCGTGGCTACGCCATTCAACACATCGTTTGATGAAGAAAGTAACGACCTGCCATTTTGA
- a CDS encoding SDR family oxidoreductase → MKDKVVLITGASSGIGRALAFAFGREGANIVICARKADALQQVTSELQQAGITVLSLTADVSNETDVKQLIEQTIARFGKLDILINNAGISMRSMLIDTDPAVIQKVMDINFMGTVYATRYALPYIQQTKGSIVGISSIAGYRGLPVRSGYSASKFAMNGFLEAVRTELLHSGVHVLTACPGFTTSNIRVSALDAHGNAKGETMRDEDKMMSAEDCADHILRAVKSRKRELILTTQGKLTVFVNKWLPALADKLVFNTLAKEKDSPLKK, encoded by the coding sequence ATGAAGGACAAAGTAGTACTCATTACTGGCGCATCGTCGGGAATTGGCCGTGCTCTGGCATTTGCGTTTGGCCGCGAAGGAGCCAATATTGTCATCTGTGCCCGTAAGGCCGATGCACTTCAACAAGTTACATCAGAACTTCAGCAGGCTGGAATCACCGTTCTTTCTTTAACTGCCGATGTAAGCAACGAAACGGATGTAAAACAACTCATTGAGCAGACGATTGCCCGCTTTGGCAAGCTGGATATTCTTATCAACAATGCCGGAATCTCTATGCGTTCAATGCTGATCGACACCGATCCGGCCGTTATCCAGAAAGTGATGGATATCAATTTTATGGGAACGGTGTATGCAACCCGCTATGCGCTTCCCTATATTCAGCAAACAAAGGGCTCCATTGTCGGCATTTCGTCCATAGCAGGCTATCGTGGCTTACCCGTTCGGAGTGGTTATTCGGCCTCAAAATTTGCCATGAATGGCTTTCTGGAAGCCGTCCGCACCGAGTTATTACACAGTGGTGTTCATGTTTTAACAGCCTGCCCAGGTTTTACTACGTCAAATATCCGCGTATCGGCGCTCGATGCTCACGGCAATGCCAAAGGCGAAACCATGCGGGATGAAGATAAAATGATGAGTGCCGAAGACTGTGCCGATCACATCCTGCGCGCAGTTAAATCCCGCAAACGCGAACTTATTCTAACAACACAGGGTAAGCTTACCGTTTTTGTCAATAAATGGCTTCCTGCTTTGGCCGATAAACTTGTCTTCAACACACTCGCCAAAGAAAAAGACTCGCCATTGAAGAAATGA
- a CDS encoding gliding motility-associated C-terminal domain-containing protein: protein MVNLYRSRLWTIGIIGFLLIISGVVRATHIVGGELELRYLGASSAYSHRINLNLYFDVVNGDPGADDGRVSVGIFARRNNQFIGYVPLNRISSEPVVYTNTACQKANLQTRLIRHSIDLTLDPNVFNDPAGYYLSWERCCRNGTIINILAPGDAGSTFYLEFPAISATPNSSPVFTIPKGDYACIGQPFSLDFSAKDPDNDSLTYTLVTPYNGYSSKATPNPGALNQLNNPIFSPGPYPTVRWISGISEANEIPGTRALAVNARTGLLTVTPDQAGLYVFSVQVDEYRKGVRIGRVRRDYQVLVVDCMKNDAPKLLFRPDGDATFYSQGAVITIAEKDTNCLQLYVTDPNPNQRIRIVNMSGSLPDLTLAPSDLFTRTTHDTLQTKFCFGRCVGGDGKPFTLMIRAVDDGCPQGLSDTISIRLNIIPSDNNKPVASTDLTNNKATVTVGTSLSFTAFGNDIDNDNITIQAVGRGFTLAQAGMTFGSATGVGKVAQPFTWKPTCTEAIHADYIVDFIVTDTRCNRNLQDTVTVNLTALGLPSRPPTIRTTLQQQVVELQLGSTDSSSIAFTVIGDDPDRDTIQMKAVGRGFDYKTIGMSFTDKTGPVVLESPFTWQPTCAILAGQSEATFVVDFIADDRSCQPNHTDTTTVTFHIKDQSVIADIKVPNVFTPNGDGYNDYFSVKGLPENSCAEQFNKVEITNRYGRTVFTSSDPKFIWYGTDDPVGTYYYLIQTTTRTLKGTVTLLR from the coding sequence ATGGTGAATTTGTACCGTAGTCGCTTGTGGACGATAGGCATAATCGGTTTTCTACTGATTATCAGTGGGGTTGTTCGCGCTACGCATATTGTTGGAGGTGAATTGGAGTTGCGCTACCTGGGGGCATCGAGCGCTTATTCTCACCGAATTAATTTAAATCTATACTTTGATGTGGTCAATGGCGACCCTGGAGCCGACGATGGCCGGGTGTCGGTAGGTATTTTTGCCAGGCGCAACAATCAGTTTATAGGCTACGTTCCGTTAAATCGAATTAGTAGTGAACCCGTTGTCTATACAAATACGGCCTGTCAAAAGGCGAATCTGCAAACCAGATTGATTCGCCATAGCATCGACCTCACCCTAGACCCTAATGTCTTCAACGACCCGGCGGGTTATTACCTATCGTGGGAACGTTGCTGCCGCAATGGTACAATTATCAATATACTGGCTCCTGGCGATGCGGGATCAACGTTTTATCTGGAGTTTCCCGCCATTAGTGCCACGCCAAATTCGTCACCCGTTTTCACAATACCTAAAGGCGATTACGCCTGCATCGGCCAGCCTTTCAGTCTGGACTTCAGCGCCAAAGACCCTGATAATGACAGCCTTACCTATACGCTCGTAACTCCCTACAATGGCTATAGCTCGAAAGCAACACCTAACCCTGGGGCTTTAAACCAGTTAAATAATCCAATCTTTTCACCGGGTCCCTACCCTACTGTCAGATGGATCAGTGGCATCTCCGAAGCCAACGAAATTCCCGGAACCAGAGCATTGGCCGTAAACGCCCGCACGGGCCTGCTCACCGTCACGCCTGATCAGGCAGGCTTATATGTATTTTCAGTTCAGGTCGACGAATACCGTAAAGGCGTACGCATCGGTCGGGTTCGGCGCGATTATCAGGTTCTGGTTGTCGACTGTATGAAAAACGATGCCCCGAAGCTATTGTTCAGGCCCGACGGCGACGCCACTTTCTATTCTCAGGGTGCGGTCATTACCATTGCCGAAAAAGACACCAACTGCCTGCAACTATATGTTACCGACCCTAACCCTAATCAACGCATTCGGATTGTCAACATGAGCGGGTCATTACCAGATCTGACATTAGCTCCCAGCGATCTGTTCACCCGTACGACTCACGATACTCTTCAGACAAAATTCTGTTTTGGCCGATGCGTAGGTGGCGATGGCAAACCATTTACCCTGATGATTCGCGCCGTAGACGATGGATGCCCACAGGGATTGAGCGACACCATTAGTATTCGGTTAAACATCATCCCGTCGGACAATAATAAGCCCGTTGCCAGCACTGACCTCACCAACAACAAGGCAACAGTGACGGTTGGCACTTCCCTCTCATTCACTGCCTTTGGCAATGATATCGACAACGACAACATAACCATTCAGGCCGTCGGTCGGGGGTTCACCCTGGCTCAGGCAGGCATGACCTTTGGCTCGGCAACCGGAGTTGGAAAAGTTGCTCAGCCATTTACCTGGAAACCAACCTGTACGGAAGCGATTCATGCCGACTATATCGTCGATTTTATTGTAACCGATACTCGCTGCAATCGCAACCTTCAGGACACCGTTACAGTCAATCTGACAGCCCTTGGACTACCGAGTCGCCCCCCAACAATACGCACAACGCTACAACAACAGGTCGTTGAATTACAACTGGGCTCTACCGATTCGTCGTCAATTGCCTTTACCGTCATTGGCGATGATCCCGACCGCGACACCATTCAGATGAAGGCAGTTGGCCGTGGTTTCGACTACAAAACCATAGGCATGAGTTTTACGGACAAAACCGGGCCTGTTGTTCTGGAGTCGCCATTTACCTGGCAACCAACCTGTGCTATTCTGGCTGGGCAGTCAGAGGCAACATTTGTGGTCGATTTTATTGCCGATGACCGGTCCTGTCAGCCCAATCATACCGATACGACCACGGTAACCTTTCACATTAAAGACCAGTCCGTTATTGCCGACATAAAAGTACCCAACGTATTTACGCCCAATGGCGATGGCTATAACGATTACTTCTCGGTAAAAGGCTTACCCGAAAATTCGTGTGCCGAGCAGTTTAATAAAGTTGAAATTACCAATCGATACGGGCGAACGGTATTCACCTCCAGCGATCCAAAGTTTATCTGGTATGGCACAGATGATCCGGTGGGTACGTATTATTATCTAATTCAAACGACAACCCGCACCCTGAAAGGAACGGTAACACTGCTAAGGTGA
- the rlmD gene encoding 23S rRNA (uracil(1939)-C(5))-methyltransferase RlmD, protein MRRRSHKAPERLYAMQVDAVAAEGKCIVRTEEGVIFVENPTGGPGVAPGDVVDLRITNRKKQYREAVAEHIHEWSAVRTQPFCEHFGTCGGCKWQHIRYDEQLRFKHQQVVDHLTRIGKVALPDIRPIRAAEPTQYYRNKLEFTCAEGRWMTQAEVGTGDSIDPRVIGFHVPGRFDKVLPINHCYLQPDPSNAIRLAVRDYAFQHDMSLYNLKVHTGFLRTLIIRTASTGQLMVTVQVAQDKPDTLAGLMNFLETAFPEITSLNYIINTKKNDSYQDQDVINWSGKAYIEEQMDDGSGKPLTFRVGPKSFYQTNAQQAFNLYKVARDWAGLTGRERVYDLYTGTGTIALFVARRAQHVVGVEYVEASVADARVNAEINGITNTTFAAGDMREILTDGFFDRHGRPEVVITDPPRAGMDEAVSRQLLKAAPERIVYVSCNTATQARDLGILDEGYRVADVQPVDMFPHTHHVENVVLLVKK, encoded by the coding sequence ATGCGTAGAAGGAGTCATAAAGCCCCCGAACGGTTGTACGCAATGCAGGTCGATGCCGTTGCAGCCGAGGGAAAATGTATTGTACGGACCGAAGAGGGCGTCATTTTTGTTGAAAATCCAACCGGAGGGCCGGGCGTTGCTCCTGGCGATGTGGTTGACCTACGCATCACAAATCGGAAGAAACAATACCGCGAAGCCGTTGCCGAACATATTCATGAGTGGTCGGCGGTACGCACACAACCGTTTTGCGAACATTTTGGAACCTGCGGAGGGTGTAAATGGCAACATATTCGCTACGACGAACAACTACGGTTTAAGCATCAGCAGGTTGTCGATCATCTGACCCGCATCGGAAAAGTCGCCTTGCCGGATATTCGACCGATTCGGGCGGCTGAACCAACCCAATATTATCGGAACAAACTGGAGTTTACCTGTGCCGAGGGGCGCTGGATGACACAGGCTGAAGTGGGAACTGGCGACAGTATCGATCCACGAGTGATCGGCTTTCATGTTCCTGGTCGGTTCGATAAGGTATTGCCTATCAATCATTGCTATCTGCAACCCGATCCATCGAATGCCATCCGGCTGGCCGTTCGGGATTATGCGTTTCAGCACGATATGAGCCTCTATAACCTGAAAGTGCATACCGGGTTTCTGCGAACACTGATTATTCGAACGGCTTCAACAGGCCAATTGATGGTTACTGTTCAGGTTGCCCAGGACAAACCCGATACCCTGGCTGGGCTGATGAATTTTTTAGAGACGGCTTTCCCCGAAATTACGTCGCTCAATTACATCATCAATACCAAGAAAAATGATAGCTATCAGGATCAGGACGTAATCAACTGGTCGGGCAAGGCCTATATTGAAGAGCAAATGGACGATGGCAGTGGGAAACCGCTAACGTTTCGGGTTGGGCCTAAATCGTTTTACCAGACCAATGCGCAGCAGGCGTTCAATCTTTATAAAGTAGCCCGCGACTGGGCTGGGCTGACCGGCCGCGAACGGGTTTATGACCTTTATACCGGTACGGGTACCATTGCTTTGTTTGTTGCCCGGCGTGCACAGCATGTAGTCGGTGTGGAGTATGTAGAAGCATCCGTAGCCGACGCCCGGGTGAATGCCGAAATCAACGGTATAACCAATACGACCTTTGCGGCTGGCGATATGCGCGAGATTCTTACCGATGGATTTTTCGATCGGCACGGTCGGCCGGAAGTTGTCATTACTGATCCGCCCCGCGCCGGTATGGACGAAGCCGTAAGTCGCCAATTGCTAAAAGCAGCGCCCGAACGCATCGTTTATGTGAGTTGCAACACCGCCACTCAAGCCCGCGATCTTGGCATTCTGGATGAAGGATATCGTGTTGCCGATGTGCAGCCTGTCGATATGTTTCCGCATACCCACCATGTCGAAAACGTGGTGTTGCTGGTGAAAAAATAA
- a CDS encoding alkaline phosphatase family protein, with protein MKYFYTWLLLAVGLLAQAQKTENVFLIMTDGLRWQEVFGGADSVLLKDKAFTRNEKRLSQAFWNDSSEKRRQLLFPFFWSTIASQGQLYGNRWLGNKVNLRNPYWFSYPGYNEVLSGYDDDKINSNDKKNNENITVLEYLNNQPSFKGKVAAYATWDCFPYIINQARSQVPVNAGRDTVSGNLTSKENLLNDILQTVPSLASDRQDFITYYLANEYIHKNQPRVFFLSFDETDEFAHEAKYDEYLYAANTVDRYIGRLWQFCQSHPQYKDKTTFIITTDHGRGDKNKKQWTSHGQAIPDSYQTWIAVLGPDTPPLGEIKTNSILFHNQIAKTLAKLLGQNFTNGKPIGDAIPTVFAGNR; from the coding sequence ATGAAGTATTTCTATACATGGCTACTGCTTGCAGTGGGCTTACTGGCTCAGGCACAGAAAACGGAGAACGTATTTTTGATTATGACCGATGGCCTGCGCTGGCAGGAAGTGTTTGGTGGAGCAGATTCTGTACTGCTGAAAGACAAAGCGTTTACCCGTAATGAAAAACGACTAAGCCAGGCCTTTTGGAACGATTCATCCGAAAAACGCCGACAACTGCTGTTTCCCTTTTTCTGGTCGACCATTGCTTCACAGGGACAACTCTACGGCAATCGCTGGCTGGGCAACAAAGTCAACCTTCGGAACCCTTATTGGTTTTCCTATCCGGGCTATAATGAAGTGCTATCGGGTTACGATGACGATAAGATTAACTCAAACGACAAGAAAAACAACGAGAATATAACAGTTCTCGAATACCTCAATAATCAGCCTTCGTTCAAGGGAAAAGTAGCAGCTTATGCTACCTGGGACTGTTTTCCCTATATCATCAACCAGGCCAGAAGTCAGGTGCCGGTCAATGCGGGGCGCGATACGGTTTCGGGAAATCTGACGAGCAAAGAAAATCTACTAAACGATATTCTTCAAACTGTACCCAGTCTGGCCAGCGACCGGCAGGATTTTATCACGTATTATCTGGCTAACGAATACATCCACAAAAATCAGCCGCGCGTGTTCTTCCTCTCATTCGACGAAACCGATGAATTTGCGCACGAAGCCAAATACGACGAATACCTCTACGCGGCCAACACGGTGGACCGATACATTGGCCGTTTGTGGCAGTTCTGCCAGAGTCATCCCCAATACAAAGACAAGACAACGTTTATTATCACAACTGATCATGGGCGTGGCGACAAAAACAAAAAACAATGGACCAGTCACGGACAGGCAATACCCGACAGCTATCAGACCTGGATAGCTGTACTCGGCCCCGATACGCCACCCCTCGGCGAAATAAAGACGAACTCCATTTTGTTTCACAACCAGATTGCGAAAACACTGGCCAAACTGCTTGGTCAGAACTTTACTAACGGTAAACCCATCGGCGACGCTATTCCAACCGTCTTCGCAGGTAATCGGTGA
- the dnaB gene encoding replicative DNA helicase: protein MENNARPNQHLRKQSAFAGGRQQAGNHWLDTGLGKLPPQALDLEEAVLGALMIEKDALSSVVDILKPETFYKEAHQRIYNAILTLFANSDPIDLLTVTQQLRKTGELEMVGGGGYVSELTFRVNSAANIEYHARVISEQALKRALIAMSSTILRDAYEDTTDVFELLDRTEQSLFKISESNIKKNYADMSTIVRMALNELETKKNQEGLTGVPSGFTNLDRVTSGWQPTELIILAARPAMGKTAFVVSALRNAAVDHGKPVAIFSLEMSSVQLVNRLISAEAEIDSEKIRKGTLAPHEWTQLHHKIQRLTEAPIFIDDTPALSILELRAKCRRLKAQHDIQMVVIDYLQLMSGDTSGRGGSNREQEIASISRALKNLAKELNVPVIALSQLSRAVETRGGDKKPQLSDLRESGSIEQDADMVCFLYRPEYYNITQDENGNSTAGIGEVIIAKNRSGSLDTIQLRFINKFTKFCDLDSYFEPVQSQGFSPDVNGLSSFDAPPMGNVFKSKANDRSNFGNADPNQETPF from the coding sequence ATGGAGAACAACGCACGCCCTAACCAACACCTTCGTAAACAATCGGCTTTTGCCGGTGGTCGTCAGCAAGCCGGTAACCACTGGCTCGATACGGGGCTTGGCAAACTGCCGCCACAGGCCCTTGATCTTGAAGAGGCTGTTCTGGGTGCGCTGATGATTGAGAAAGATGCCCTCTCATCAGTTGTCGACATTCTAAAACCTGAAACGTTCTACAAAGAAGCCCATCAGCGGATTTACAACGCCATTCTGACGCTGTTTGCTAATTCGGACCCCATCGACCTGCTTACCGTGACGCAGCAACTGCGAAAAACCGGCGAACTGGAAATGGTTGGTGGGGGTGGCTATGTTTCAGAACTTACCTTTCGGGTCAACTCAGCCGCCAATATCGAGTACCACGCCCGGGTTATTTCAGAACAGGCCCTGAAACGGGCGCTGATCGCCATGTCGTCGACTATTCTGCGCGATGCCTACGAGGATACCACCGATGTGTTTGAACTTCTCGACCGCACCGAACAGTCGCTCTTCAAGATTTCGGAATCGAATATCAAGAAGAACTATGCCGACATGAGCACCATTGTTCGGATGGCGCTGAACGAACTCGAAACCAAAAAGAATCAGGAAGGGCTTACGGGTGTTCCTTCGGGTTTTACGAATCTCGACCGCGTTACATCGGGCTGGCAACCCACCGAATTGATCATTCTGGCGGCCAGGCCAGCCATGGGGAAAACGGCATTTGTGGTGTCGGCGCTCCGGAATGCGGCTGTCGATCACGGAAAACCAGTGGCGATCTTCTCCCTTGAGATGTCGTCGGTACAGTTGGTGAATCGTCTTATTTCGGCCGAAGCGGAGATCGATTCGGAGAAAATCAGAAAAGGAACCCTTGCCCCTCACGAGTGGACACAACTGCACCATAAAATTCAGCGACTGACCGAAGCTCCTATTTTCATCGACGATACCCCTGCCCTATCGATTCTCGAACTTCGGGCCAAATGCCGTCGTCTGAAAGCCCAGCACGACATCCAGATGGTTGTTATCGACTATCTACAGCTAATGTCGGGCGACACATCGGGTCGTGGCGGTAGTAACCGCGAACAGGAAATTGCCTCGATTTCGCGGGCACTGAAAAACCTGGCGAAAGAACTGAACGTACCCGTCATTGCTCTATCTCAGTTGAGCCGGGCCGTAGAAACACGTGGTGGTGATAAGAAACCACAACTGTCTGACCTCAGAGAATCGGGCTCGATCGAGCAGGATGCCGACATGGTATGCTTCCTGTATCGGCCTGAATATTATAACATTACGCAGGATGAAAACGGAAATTCGACGGCGGGTATTGGCGAAGTGATTATAGCCAAAAACCGAAGTGGTTCGCTCGATACGATTCAGCTCCGGTTCATCAACAAGTTCACAAAATTCTGCGACCTCGATTCGTATTTTGAGCCCGTGCAATCGCAGGGTTTTAGTCCTGATGTCAACGGATTAAGCAGTTTCGACGCGCCACCGATGGGTAATGTATTCAAGAGCAAAGCCAACGATCGGTCGAACTTCGGTAATGCCGATCCAAATCAGGAAACGCCATTTTAA
- a CDS encoding PhoH family protein translates to MVEKVITLDNVSLIDFLGVENHNIKEVAAAFPMSKIISRGNEIRIKGTTPEITRISDILDSLMEHYQKYGKITHENVQNYISHSGHPAGANGGVLPTLPDDDEVLVYGNRGVVVRAKTDNQKRLVEAAEKHDLVFAIGPAGTGKTYTAVAIAVRALKNKEVKKIIITRPAVEAGENLGFLPGDLKEKIDPYLRPIYDALDDMIPAEKLKFYTENRIIEIAPLAYMRGRTLNNAFILLDEAQNTTPMQMKMFLTRMGPSSKAIITGDRSQIDLPNRQKSGLIESVDILKPIKGIAFVELDGRDVVRHRLVREIITAYEKAGQ, encoded by the coding sequence TTGGTCGAAAAAGTCATCACCCTCGACAATGTCTCGCTCATCGACTTTCTGGGCGTAGAGAACCACAATATAAAAGAAGTGGCCGCTGCGTTTCCGATGAGCAAAATCATCTCGCGCGGTAACGAAATCCGCATAAAAGGGACTACTCCCGAAATTACGCGCATCAGTGATATACTGGACTCGCTGATGGAACACTACCAGAAGTACGGAAAAATTACCCACGAAAACGTGCAGAACTACATCAGTCATAGCGGTCATCCTGCGGGAGCAAATGGGGGCGTTTTGCCCACCCTGCCCGACGACGATGAAGTGCTTGTGTATGGCAACCGAGGTGTGGTTGTGCGGGCCAAAACCGACAATCAGAAGCGACTGGTCGAAGCCGCTGAGAAACATGATCTGGTGTTTGCCATTGGGCCAGCGGGTACGGGTAAAACCTACACGGCAGTAGCTATTGCGGTGCGGGCGCTAAAGAATAAAGAAGTTAAGAAAATTATCATTACCCGCCCGGCCGTTGAAGCCGGTGAAAACCTGGGTTTCCTGCCTGGAGACCTGAAGGAGAAGATCGACCCCTATCTGCGCCCGATCTATGATGCGCTCGATGATATGATCCCGGCCGAAAAGCTGAAATTTTACACCGAGAACCGTATAATCGAGATCGCACCGTTGGCTTATATGCGCGGTCGTACGCTGAACAATGCGTTTATTCTGCTCGATGAAGCGCAGAATACGACGCCGATGCAAATGAAAATGTTTCTGACCCGGATGGGCCCTTCGTCGAAAGCCATCATTACCGGCGACCGGTCGCAGATCGATTTGCCGAACAGGCAGAAATCAGGGCTGATCGAGTCGGTCGATATTTTGAAGCCAATCAAGGGAATCGCGTTCGTTGAACTCGATGGGCGCGATGTAGTTCGGCATCGGCTTGTGCGGGAAATTATTACAGCTTATGAAAAAGCAGGTCAATAG